The following are encoded together in the Triticum dicoccoides isolate Atlit2015 ecotype Zavitan chromosome 6B, WEW_v2.0, whole genome shotgun sequence genome:
- the LOC119326623 gene encoding wall-associated receptor kinase 2-like translates to MIPVAAFIFLLFQLCVSSAAAQVTGGAGPPPPSCPTSCGSVSVPYPFGIGEGCSWPGFNLSCDRTRGRERLLIGGRSGTLEVVDILLANSTVRVMDTAGAVNITYYGIPEGNGTWGGLAGARAGPFVVSETRNQFLVTGCNVQATLLGETGNVIVGCSAFCAVNDRWSSAATSSLEEVAKCAGIGCCETPIPIGRPSYGVEFKWVDPNHEKDGELPAYVRIAERGWFEGVSAALFNTSLTDTSSRTAIPVVLEWAVESRPLPQPQDTLGTSGCPEDAARSACRSSLSSCHNVTGNYRTGYVCRCHDGYQGNPYLADGCQDVDECALPGTCSGGECTNTAGEYICQCPSGARGNPHVKDGCVKSSLGLSVGIGMGSGAGLLLMVLGALFLTRKMKHRRAKMLKQKFFKQNRGYLLQQLVSQKADIAERMIIPLVELEKATNNFDKAREIGGGGHGTVYKGIMSDLHVVAIKKSKVAIQREIDEFINEVAILSQINHLNVVKLFGCCLETEVPLLVYEFISNGTLYHHLHVQEPESSLPWVDRLRIATETARALAYLHSAVSIPIVHRDIKSQNILIDGNLVAKVSDFGASRCIPVDQTGNATAIQGTFGYLDPMYYYSGRLTEKSDVYSFGVLLMELLTRKKPCSFRAPEEESLVAYFTTLLATGNLVRVLDPQIVVEGGKEVEEVAMLAAACVRMEGDHRPTMRQVEMTLESLRVPNENAKMYEMVAPSYAMVMGKSNEEASRQYSLEEEYLLSSRYPR, encoded by the exons ATGATTCCGGTGGCGGCGTTCATTTTTCTGCTGTTCCAGCTCTGCGTCTCGTCCGCGGCGGCCCAGGTCACAGGAGGTGCggggccgccgccgccgagctgccCGACCAGCTGCGGCAGCGTGAGCGTGCCGTACCCGTTCGGCATCGGCGAAGGGTGCTCCTGGCCGGGCTTCAACCTCAGCTGCGACCGGACGCGCGGCCGAGAGCGGCTGCTCATCGGCGGCCGCAGCGGCACCCTCGAGGTCGTGGACATCTTGCTGGCCAACTCCACGGTGCGCGTCATGGACACCGCGGGCGCCGTGAACATCACCTACTACGGGATCCCCGAGGGCAACGGCACGTGGGGCGGCCTCGCCGGCGCCCGCGCCGGCCCGTTCGTGGTGTCTGAGACGCGCAACCAGTTCCTGGTCACCGGGTGCAACGTGCAGGCCACGCTGCTCGGGGAGACCGGCAACGTCATCGTCGGCTGCTCCGCCTTCTGTGCCGTTAACGACCGGTGGTCCAGCGCCGCCACGAGCTCCCTCGAGGAGGTCGCCAAGTGCGCCGGCATCGGCTGCTGCGAGACGCCCATCCCCATCGGCCGCCCGTCCTACGGCGTCGAGTTCAAGTGGGTGGACCCCAACCACGAGAAGGACGGCGAGCTGCCCGCGTACGTTCGCATAGCCGAGAGGGGCTGGTTCGAGGGCGTCTCCGCCGCGCTCTTCAACACGTCGCTCACGGACACGTCGAGCCGGACGGCGATCCCCGTGGTGCTGGAGTGGGCGGTGGAGTCCAGGCCGCTTCCGCAGCCGCAGGACACGCTGGGCACGTCGGGCTGCCCGGAGGACGCGGCGAGGAGCGCGTGCCGGAGCAGCCTCAGCTCATGCCACAACGTCACCGGCAACTACCGCACCGGCTACGTGTGCCGGTGCCATGACGGGTACCAGGGCAACCCGTACCTCGCCGACGGATGCCAAGACGTGGACGAGTGCGCGCTGCCCGGCACCTGCTCCGGCGGCGAGTGCACCAACACGGCCGGCGAATACATATGCCAGTGTCCGAGTGGGGCGCGCGGCAACCCCCATGTCAAAGATGGCTGCGTCAAATCTTCCTTAG GTTTAAGTGTGGGCATAGGAATGGGCAGCGGCGCTGGCCTTCTACTCATGGTGCTTGGTGCCCTTTTTCTCACCCGGAAGATGAAGCATCGGAGGGCAAAAATgttgaagcagaagttcttcaaGCAAAACAGGGGATATCTCTTGCAGCAATTGGTGTCACAAAAGGCGGACATCGCGGAGAGGATGATCATCCCCTTGGTGGAGTTGGAGAAGGCCACGAACAATTTCGACAAAGCTCGCGAGATCGGCGGAGGAGGGCATGGCACGGTGTACAAAGGGATCATGTCAGACCTGCATGTCGTGGCAATCAAGAAGTCTAAGGTGGCGATTCAGAGGGAGATCGACGAGTTCATCAACGAGGTAGCCATCCTCTCGCAGATCAACCATCTGAATGTGGTGAAGCTCTTCGGGTGCTGCCTTGAGACAGAGGTGCCATTACTAGTGTATGAGTTCATTTCCAATGGGACTCTTTACCATCATCTTCATGTCCAAGAGCCTGAATCATCGCTGCCATGGGTTGATCGTCTGAGAATTGCAACGGAGACCGCGCGAGCTCTTGCGTACCTTCACTCAGCCGTGTCAATCCCTATAGTCCACAGGGACATCAAGTCTCAGAACATTTTGATAGATGGCAATCTTGTAGCAAAGGTATCGGATTTTGGAGCTTCAAGGTGCATTCCGGTCGATCAAACAGGGAATGCAACCGCCATCCAAGGGACATTCGGGTACTTAGACCCTATGTACTACTATTCGGGACGGCTTACCGAGAAGAGCGACGTTTACAGTTTTGGTGTTCTCCTCATGGAGCTGCTCACCAGGAAAAAACCATGCTCATTTCGGGCGCCGGAGGAGGAAAGCCTTGTCGCATATTTCACTACCTTACTCGCAACAGGCAATCTAGTCCGTGTACTAGATCCTCAAATTGTGGTGGAAGGGGGCAAGGAGGTTGAAGAGGTAGCTATGTTGGCAGCGGCATGCGTGAGGATGGAAGGAGACCACCGGCCGACCATGAGGCAAGTCGAGATGACACTCGAGAGCCTTCGAGTACCCAATGAAAATGCTAAGATGTATGAGATGGTTGCACCTAGCTATGCAATGGTTATGGGTAAGAGCAATGAGGAGGCGAGTAGACAATATAGCCTAGAAGAAGAGTACTTGTTGTCATCAAGATACCCACGTTAG